A part of Cuculus canorus isolate bCucCan1 chromosome 23, bCucCan1.pri, whole genome shotgun sequence genomic DNA contains:
- the PHLDB1 gene encoding pleckstrin homology-like domain family B member 1 isoform X10 — MGSEQAAKLDGGCDAAGAGWKELHPEGRAGGTAGDSCPVRSQQQPVPESAWRLRAGTMEAPGRAPASPARRVQTIIQNSPLDLIDTGKGLKVQTEKPHLVSLGSGRLSTAITLLPLEEGRTTIGTAATDIILQGPGLAPQHCYIENERGTLTLHPCGNACAIDGVALQRPTRLTQGCTISLGQATFLRFNHPAEAKWMKSMIPAGGRSPAASFGLPAKPEALVNGSHQPAEHGRPSHSSLVSSIEKDLQDIMDSLVLEEPASSGSKKPPTRGRSPLSPMVNGGGRCLLSPPASPGTASGGSSYENASPAFSPLSSPASSGGCTSPSPSSSQEQGPAMPPLVPLRSSSYNHTVQPPQRPPGGGPGEPWPPEKLGDPRASSPRLTPRAAPRARGALQDRPPSPFREVRDPSAASRQPLGRTAPEPRLQPPESPRAARRNVESMRELPPLSPNLSRRAPSPRAAPDTPSLQPRLGREVPGSPRARRKGLEEPRGAGSPSPPLPAETPPRRPSFGSCLSPAYGLGSPAVPSPRQSPRVPRKLLGDPRLPTGPRERKNSITEISDNEDELLEYHRRQRQERVREQEMERLERQRLETILNLCAEYTKTDSAEPGDMHWLLAGDADAGRRLPRGAVALGRAVEELRQRESLERSDEENLKEECSSTESTHHEHEELAGPRAKEAQRLEEERAGILGHLDQLKSRVKELEQQLQETTREAEMERALLQGERESEAARLRQEQELAQQLQEKLSSLDSSIWKERDKEAEVLETEAKLFEDLEFQQLERESRLEEEREARGQQLLQSRAECHRSIARRKERVAALDAQAAQIRLQSTQEAERLARERNSVLQLLQKEKEKLVSLERRYQLVTGGRTFPKMSSALREMEPQTPVGPAWLPALDLEKWYQEVMAGFETSSSSVSPPSSPPPLPAKAHSSHKPLQVYRAKTEGDTGALPSRMKSGTPSSSQLNLSVLGRSPSPKLTACPPAQGPPSPAGSLPRNLAATLHDIETKRQLALQQKAEPLPAEPLQQGNLPGQQVIEEQKRRLAELKQKAAAEAQSQWEALHGQPPFPTAFPQLVHHSILHHHRPHGSGSRAEELDHAYDTLSLESSDSLETSISTGNNSACSPDNISSASGMEAGKIEEMEKMLKEAHAEKSRLMESREREMELRRQALEDERRRREQLERRLQDETARRQKLVEKEVKLREKHFSQARPLTRYLPIRKEDFNLRLHIESSGHNVDTCYHVILTEKMCKGYLVKMGGKIKSWKKRWFVFDRMKRTLSYYVDKHETKLKGVIYFQAIEEVYYDHLRSAAKSPNPALTFCVKTHDRLYYMVAPSAEAMRIWMDAIVTGAEGYTQFMS, encoded by the exons ATGGGGAGCGAGCAGGCAGCCAAGTTGGACGGAGGCTGCGATGCTGCGGG AGCCGGCTGGAAGGAGCTGCACCCCGAGGGACGGGCTGGGGGCACAGCGGGCGACTCCTGCCCGGTGAGGAGCCAG cagcagcctgtgcctgAGAGTGCCTGGCGTCTCCGAGCGGGCACCATGGAGGCTCCCGGCAGGgctcctgccagcccagcccGCAGAGTCCAGACCATCATCCAG AACAGCCCCCTGGACCTGATCGACACGGGCAAGGGGCTGAAGGTGCAGACGGAGAAGCCGCACTTGGTGAGCCTGGGCAGCGGCCGGCTCAGCACCGCCATCACTCTCCTGCCCCTGGAGGAAG GGAGGACCACCATCGGCACAGCTGCGACAGACATCATCCTGCAGGGCCCTGGCCTGGCGCCCCAGCACTGCTACATCGAGAACGAGAGGGGGACGCTCACCCTGCACCCCTGCGGCAACGCCTGCGCCATCGACGGCGTGGCGCTCCAGAGGCCCACGCGCCTCACCCAGG GGTGCACCATCTCTTTGGGCCAGGCCACTTTCCTCCGCTTCAACCATCCTGCCGAGGCCAAGTGGATGAAGAGCATGATCCCGGCGGGAGGCAGGAGCCCGGCGGCTTCCTTTGGGCTACCAGCAA AGCCCGAGGCCCTGGTGAACGGCAGCCACCAGCCGGCTGAGCACGGGCGCCCCAGCCACAGCTCCCTGGTCAGCTCCATCGAGAAGGACCTGCAGGACATCATGGACTCGCTGGTGCTGGAGGAGCCGGCGTCCTCTGGCAGCAAGAAGCCACCCACCCGCGGCCGATCCCCCTTGTCCCCCATGGTGAACGGGGGTGGCCGTTGCCTCCTGTCCCCCCCGgccagccctggcacagcctcGGGGGGCTCCAGCTACGAGAATgcctccccagccttctcccCACTGTCGTCGCCGGCCAGCAGCGGCGGCTGCACCAGCCCCTcgcccagcagcagccaggagcagggcCCGGCCATGCCCCCCCTCGTCCCGCTCCGCTCCTCCAGCTACAACCACACCGTGCAGCCCCCTCAGCGCCCGCCCGGCGGGGGTCCCGGTGAGCCTTGGCCACCCGAGAAGCTGGGGGACCCCCGTGCGAGCAGCCCCCGGCTGACCCCCAGGGCGGCTCCGCGGGCGCGGGGAGCCCTGCAGGATCGGCCCCCCAGCCCCTTTCGGGAGGTGCGGGACCCCTCGGCCGCCAGCCGGCAGCCCCTTGGCAGGACGGCCCCCGAGCCCCGGCTGCAGCCCCCCGAGAGCCCGCGGGCAGCTCGCAGGAACGTGGAGAGCATGCGGGAGCTGCCCCCCCTGAGCCCCAACTTGTCGCGACGGGCCCCCAGCCCCCGGGCAGCCCCCGACACCCCCTCTTTGCAGCCCCGGCTGGGCAGGGAGGTGCCCGGCAGCCCCCGTGCCAGGCGCAAGGGGCTGGAGGAACCGAGGGGTGCCGGGAGCCCTTCGCCCCCGCTGCCAGCGGAGACCCCTCCGCGCCGCCCCAGCTTTGGCTCCTGCCTGAGCCCCGCGTACGGGCTGGGCTCCCCGGCCGTGCCCTCGCCCCGGCAGAGCCCCCGCGTCCCCAGGAAGCTGTTGGGGGACCCCCGGCTGCCAACGGGGCCTCGAGAGCGCAAGAACAGCATCACCGAGATCAGTGACAATGAGGATGAGCTGCTGGAATACCACCGGCGGCAGCGGCAGGAGCGGGTGCgggagcaggagatggagcGCCTG GAGCGGCAGCGCCTGGAGACCATCCTGAACCTCTGCGCCGAATACACCAAGACCGACAGCGCCGAGCCGGGTGACATGCACTGGCTCCTGGCTGGCGACGCGGATGCTGGCCGGCGGCTGCCCAGGGGTGCCGTGGCGCTGGGTAGAGCCGTTGAGGAGCTGCGGCAAAGGGAGAGTCTGGAGAGGTCGGACGAGGAGAACCTGAAGGAGGAGTGCAGCAGCACTGAGAGCACCCACCACGAG CACGAGGAGCTGGCTGGCCCCCGAGCCAAGGAGGCACAGCGGCTGGAGGAGGAGCGCGCTGGCATCCTCGGCCACCTGGACCAGCTGAAGAGCCGTGtcaaggagctggagcagcagctgcaggagacgACACGAGAG GCAGAGATGGAGCGGGCGCTGCTGCAAGGCGAGCGGGAATCGGAGGCGGCGCGGCTGCGGCAAGAGCAGGAGttggcacagcagctgcaggagaagctcTCCAGCCTGGACAGCAGCATCTGGAAGGAGCGGGACAAG GAGGCGGAGGTGCTGGAGACGGAGGCCAAGCTGTTTGAGGACCTGGAGTTCCAGCAGCTGGAGCGGGAGAGCCGCCTCGAGGAGGAGCGGGAGGCACGgggacagcagctcctgcagagccGGGCTGAGTGCCACCGCAGCATCGCCCGAAGGAAG GAGCGAGTGGCCGCACTGGatgctcaggctgcccagatcCGGCTGCAGAGCACTCAGGAGGCCGAGCGCCTGGCCAGGGAGAGGAACAGcgtcctgcagctcctgcagaag gagaaggagaaactcGTGTCTCTGGAGAGGCGATACCAGCTCGTCACCGGTGGCAGGACCTTCCCCAAAATGTCCTCAGCTCTCAGGGAG ATGGAGCCGCAGACACCGGTGGGCCCCGCGTGGCTCCCGGCTCTTGATTTAGAGAAGTGGTACCAGGAGGTCATGGCTGGCTTTGAGACCTCCTCTTCTTCtgtctctcctccttcttcccctcctccactTCCAGCTAAAGCTCACTCCTCTCACAAACCTCTTCAG GTCTATCGTGCCAAAACAGAGGGCGACACCGGTGCCCTCCCCTCTCGGATGAAGAGCGGGACCCCCTCATCCTCACAGCTCAACCTCTCCGTACTGGGGCGCAGCCCCTCACCCAAG ctgaCCGCCTGCCCTCCTGCCCAGGGCCCCCCGAGCCCCGCGGGCAGCCTGCCCCGCAACCTGGCCGCCACGCTGCACGACATCGAGACCAAGCGCCAGCTGGCCCTGCAGCAGAAGG CCGAGCCGCTCCCGGCAGAGCCCTTGCAGCAGGGCAATCTACCAG GTCAGCAGGTGATCGAGGAGCAGAAGCGGCGACTGGCGGAGTTGAAGCAGAAAGCGGCCGCCGAGGCTCAATCCCAGTGGGAAGCCCTGCACGGGCAGCCTCCCTTCCCCACTGCCTTCCCCCAGCTCGTGCATCATTCCATCCTCCACCATCACCGTCCCCACGGCAGCGGGTCCCGCGCTGAGGAGCTGGACCACGCGTACGACACCCTGAGCCTGGAGAGCTCGGACAGCCTGGAGACCAGCATCTCCACCGGCAACAACTCTGCCTGCTCGCCTGACAACATCTCCAG TGCCAGCGGGATGGAAGCGGGGAAGattgaggagatggagaagatgctgAAGGAGGCACACGCGGAGAAGTCACGGCTGATGGAGTCTCGG GAGCGCGAGATGGAGCTGCGGCGGCAGGCACTGGAGGACGAGCGCCGGCGCCGGGAGCAGCTGGAACGGCGGCTGCAGGACGAGACCGCGCGGCGACAGAagctggtggagaaggaggtcAAGCTGCGGGAGAAGCACTTCTCGCAG GCTCGTCCCTTGACGCGGTACCTCCCCATCCGCAAGGAGGATTTCAACCTGCGGCTGCACATCGAGTCCTCAGGCCACAACGTGGACACCTGCTACCACGTCATCCTGACGGAGAAGATGTGCAAGGGCTACCTGGTCAAGATGGGCGGCAAGATCAAGTCTTGGAAGAAGCGCTGGTTCGTCTTTGACCGCATGAAACGCACTCTCTCCTACTACGTGG ATAAACACGAGACAAAGCTGAAGGGCGTCATCTATTTCCAAGCCATCGAAGAGGTTTATTACGACCACCTCCGCAGCGCGGCGAAG agcCCCAACCCCGCCCTCACCTTCTGCGTCAAGACCCACGACCGCCTCTACTACATGGTGGCCCCCTCGGCGGAGGCCATGCGCATCTGGATGGACGCCATCGTCACCGGTGCCGAGGGCTACACCCAGTTCATGAGCTGA
- the PHLDB1 gene encoding pleckstrin homology-like domain family B member 1 isoform X13, translating into MGSEQAAKLDGGCDAAGAGWKELHPEGRAGGTAGDSCPVRSQQQPVPESAWRLRAGTMEAPGRAPASPARRVQTIIQNSPLDLIDTGKGLKVQTEKPHLVSLGSGRLSTAITLLPLEEGRTTIGTAATDIILQGPGLAPQHCYIENERGTLTLHPCGNACAIDGVALQRPTRLTQGCTISLGQATFLRFNHPAEAKWMKSMIPAGGRSPAASFGLPAKPEALVNGSHQPAEHGRPSHSSLVSSIEKDLQDIMDSLVLEEPASSGSKKPPTRGRSPLSPMVNGGGRCLLSPPASPGTASGGSSYENASPAFSPLSSPASSGGCTSPSPSSSQEQGPAMPPLVPLRSSSYNHTVQPPQRPPGGGPGEPWPPEKLGDPRASSPRLTPRAAPRARGALQDRPPSPFREVRDPSAASRQPLGRTAPEPRLQPPESPRAARRNVESMRELPPLSPNLSRRAPSPRAAPDTPSLQPRLGREVPGSPRARRKGLEEPRGAGSPSPPLPAETPPRRPSFGSCLSPAYGLGSPAVPSPRQSPRVPRKLLGDPRLPTGPRERKNSITEISDNEDELLEYHRRQRQERVREQEMERLERQRLETILNLCAEYTKTDSAEPGDMHWLLAGDADAGRRLPRGAVALGRAVEELRQRESLERSDEENLKEECSSTESTHHEHEELAGPRAKEAQRLEEERAGILGHLDQLKSRVKELEQQLQETTREAEMERALLQGERESEAARLRQEQELAQQLQEKLSSLDSSIWKERDKERAKVDAERKELEHLRALYHESKSHLAQCPESMREQLREQMRREAEVLETEAKLFEDLEFQQLERESRLEEEREARGQQLLQSRAECHRSIARRKERVAALDAQAAQIRLQSTQEAERLARERNSVLQLLQKEKEKLVSLERRYQLVTGGRTFPKMSSALREVYRAKTEGDTGALPSRMKSGTPSSSQLNLSVLGRSPSPKGPPSPAGSLPRNLAATLHDIETKRQLALQQKGQQVIEEQKRRLAELKQKAAAEAQSQWEALHGQPPFPTAFPQLVHHSILHHHRPHGSGSRAEELDHAYDTLSLESSDSLETSISTGNNSACSPDNISSASGMEAGKIEEMEKMLKEAHAEKSRLMESREREMELRRQALEDERRRREQLERRLQDETARRQKLVEKEVKLREKHFSQARPLTRYLPIRKEDFNLRLHIESSGHNVDTCYHVILTEKMCKGYLVKMGGKIKSWKKRWFVFDRMKRTLSYYVDKHETKLKGVIYFQAIEEVYYDHLRSAAKSPNPALTFCVKTHDRLYYMVAPSAEAMRIWMDAIVTGAEGYTQFMS; encoded by the exons ATGGGGAGCGAGCAGGCAGCCAAGTTGGACGGAGGCTGCGATGCTGCGGG AGCCGGCTGGAAGGAGCTGCACCCCGAGGGACGGGCTGGGGGCACAGCGGGCGACTCCTGCCCGGTGAGGAGCCAG cagcagcctgtgcctgAGAGTGCCTGGCGTCTCCGAGCGGGCACCATGGAGGCTCCCGGCAGGgctcctgccagcccagcccGCAGAGTCCAGACCATCATCCAG AACAGCCCCCTGGACCTGATCGACACGGGCAAGGGGCTGAAGGTGCAGACGGAGAAGCCGCACTTGGTGAGCCTGGGCAGCGGCCGGCTCAGCACCGCCATCACTCTCCTGCCCCTGGAGGAAG GGAGGACCACCATCGGCACAGCTGCGACAGACATCATCCTGCAGGGCCCTGGCCTGGCGCCCCAGCACTGCTACATCGAGAACGAGAGGGGGACGCTCACCCTGCACCCCTGCGGCAACGCCTGCGCCATCGACGGCGTGGCGCTCCAGAGGCCCACGCGCCTCACCCAGG GGTGCACCATCTCTTTGGGCCAGGCCACTTTCCTCCGCTTCAACCATCCTGCCGAGGCCAAGTGGATGAAGAGCATGATCCCGGCGGGAGGCAGGAGCCCGGCGGCTTCCTTTGGGCTACCAGCAA AGCCCGAGGCCCTGGTGAACGGCAGCCACCAGCCGGCTGAGCACGGGCGCCCCAGCCACAGCTCCCTGGTCAGCTCCATCGAGAAGGACCTGCAGGACATCATGGACTCGCTGGTGCTGGAGGAGCCGGCGTCCTCTGGCAGCAAGAAGCCACCCACCCGCGGCCGATCCCCCTTGTCCCCCATGGTGAACGGGGGTGGCCGTTGCCTCCTGTCCCCCCCGgccagccctggcacagcctcGGGGGGCTCCAGCTACGAGAATgcctccccagccttctcccCACTGTCGTCGCCGGCCAGCAGCGGCGGCTGCACCAGCCCCTcgcccagcagcagccaggagcagggcCCGGCCATGCCCCCCCTCGTCCCGCTCCGCTCCTCCAGCTACAACCACACCGTGCAGCCCCCTCAGCGCCCGCCCGGCGGGGGTCCCGGTGAGCCTTGGCCACCCGAGAAGCTGGGGGACCCCCGTGCGAGCAGCCCCCGGCTGACCCCCAGGGCGGCTCCGCGGGCGCGGGGAGCCCTGCAGGATCGGCCCCCCAGCCCCTTTCGGGAGGTGCGGGACCCCTCGGCCGCCAGCCGGCAGCCCCTTGGCAGGACGGCCCCCGAGCCCCGGCTGCAGCCCCCCGAGAGCCCGCGGGCAGCTCGCAGGAACGTGGAGAGCATGCGGGAGCTGCCCCCCCTGAGCCCCAACTTGTCGCGACGGGCCCCCAGCCCCCGGGCAGCCCCCGACACCCCCTCTTTGCAGCCCCGGCTGGGCAGGGAGGTGCCCGGCAGCCCCCGTGCCAGGCGCAAGGGGCTGGAGGAACCGAGGGGTGCCGGGAGCCCTTCGCCCCCGCTGCCAGCGGAGACCCCTCCGCGCCGCCCCAGCTTTGGCTCCTGCCTGAGCCCCGCGTACGGGCTGGGCTCCCCGGCCGTGCCCTCGCCCCGGCAGAGCCCCCGCGTCCCCAGGAAGCTGTTGGGGGACCCCCGGCTGCCAACGGGGCCTCGAGAGCGCAAGAACAGCATCACCGAGATCAGTGACAATGAGGATGAGCTGCTGGAATACCACCGGCGGCAGCGGCAGGAGCGGGTGCgggagcaggagatggagcGCCTG GAGCGGCAGCGCCTGGAGACCATCCTGAACCTCTGCGCCGAATACACCAAGACCGACAGCGCCGAGCCGGGTGACATGCACTGGCTCCTGGCTGGCGACGCGGATGCTGGCCGGCGGCTGCCCAGGGGTGCCGTGGCGCTGGGTAGAGCCGTTGAGGAGCTGCGGCAAAGGGAGAGTCTGGAGAGGTCGGACGAGGAGAACCTGAAGGAGGAGTGCAGCAGCACTGAGAGCACCCACCACGAG CACGAGGAGCTGGCTGGCCCCCGAGCCAAGGAGGCACAGCGGCTGGAGGAGGAGCGCGCTGGCATCCTCGGCCACCTGGACCAGCTGAAGAGCCGTGtcaaggagctggagcagcagctgcaggagacgACACGAGAG GCAGAGATGGAGCGGGCGCTGCTGCAAGGCGAGCGGGAATCGGAGGCGGCGCGGCTGCGGCAAGAGCAGGAGttggcacagcagctgcaggagaagctcTCCAGCCTGGACAGCAGCATCTGGAAGGAGCGGGACAAG GAAAGGGCAAAGGTTGATGCTGAAAGGAAGGAGCTAGAGCACCTCCGGGCGCTTTACCATGAGTCGAAGAGCCACCTTGCTCAGTGCCCCGAGTCAATGCGGGAGCAGTTGCGGGAGCAGATGCGAAGG GAGGCGGAGGTGCTGGAGACGGAGGCCAAGCTGTTTGAGGACCTGGAGTTCCAGCAGCTGGAGCGGGAGAGCCGCCTCGAGGAGGAGCGGGAGGCACGgggacagcagctcctgcagagccGGGCTGAGTGCCACCGCAGCATCGCCCGAAGGAAG GAGCGAGTGGCCGCACTGGatgctcaggctgcccagatcCGGCTGCAGAGCACTCAGGAGGCCGAGCGCCTGGCCAGGGAGAGGAACAGcgtcctgcagctcctgcagaag gagaaggagaaactcGTGTCTCTGGAGAGGCGATACCAGCTCGTCACCGGTGGCAGGACCTTCCCCAAAATGTCCTCAGCTCTCAGGGAG GTCTATCGTGCCAAAACAGAGGGCGACACCGGTGCCCTCCCCTCTCGGATGAAGAGCGGGACCCCCTCATCCTCACAGCTCAACCTCTCCGTACTGGGGCGCAGCCCCTCACCCAAG GGCCCCCCGAGCCCCGCGGGCAGCCTGCCCCGCAACCTGGCCGCCACGCTGCACGACATCGAGACCAAGCGCCAGCTGGCCCTGCAGCAGAAGG GTCAGCAGGTGATCGAGGAGCAGAAGCGGCGACTGGCGGAGTTGAAGCAGAAAGCGGCCGCCGAGGCTCAATCCCAGTGGGAAGCCCTGCACGGGCAGCCTCCCTTCCCCACTGCCTTCCCCCAGCTCGTGCATCATTCCATCCTCCACCATCACCGTCCCCACGGCAGCGGGTCCCGCGCTGAGGAGCTGGACCACGCGTACGACACCCTGAGCCTGGAGAGCTCGGACAGCCTGGAGACCAGCATCTCCACCGGCAACAACTCTGCCTGCTCGCCTGACAACATCTCCAG TGCCAGCGGGATGGAAGCGGGGAAGattgaggagatggagaagatgctgAAGGAGGCACACGCGGAGAAGTCACGGCTGATGGAGTCTCGG GAGCGCGAGATGGAGCTGCGGCGGCAGGCACTGGAGGACGAGCGCCGGCGCCGGGAGCAGCTGGAACGGCGGCTGCAGGACGAGACCGCGCGGCGACAGAagctggtggagaaggaggtcAAGCTGCGGGAGAAGCACTTCTCGCAG GCTCGTCCCTTGACGCGGTACCTCCCCATCCGCAAGGAGGATTTCAACCTGCGGCTGCACATCGAGTCCTCAGGCCACAACGTGGACACCTGCTACCACGTCATCCTGACGGAGAAGATGTGCAAGGGCTACCTGGTCAAGATGGGCGGCAAGATCAAGTCTTGGAAGAAGCGCTGGTTCGTCTTTGACCGCATGAAACGCACTCTCTCCTACTACGTGG ATAAACACGAGACAAAGCTGAAGGGCGTCATCTATTTCCAAGCCATCGAAGAGGTTTATTACGACCACCTCCGCAGCGCGGCGAAG agcCCCAACCCCGCCCTCACCTTCTGCGTCAAGACCCACGACCGCCTCTACTACATGGTGGCCCCCTCGGCGGAGGCCATGCGCATCTGGATGGACGCCATCGTCACCGGTGCCGAGGGCTACACCCAGTTCATGAGCTGA